Below is a genomic region from Mesorhizobium sp..
GTCGCCCTCGGGGCGCGGCTTGCGCTGGAATTGCGGGTCGTCCGCGCGCCACAAAACCTTCGGTTCCTTCGGCGCGGCATCCTCGGGCTTGGCGCCGTCGCGGCCCTTGCCGCCACGGCCCCGGTCGCGGCGGCCCTGCGGCGCGCCGTCGCGCGCGCCATGGCGCTGGTTGCGGAAGCGGTTCTCGTTGCGGGCGGGCCGCCACAGCAGCACGACCTTGGGCTCCTCGAGCTCGGCCGGCGCGGTATCGGCCGCCAACGCCTCCTGCGCGGCGGGCGGCTCGGACGGTGTTAAGGCCTCGGCCTCGGACGTCGCCTCGACGACCACCGGAGCGACAGCCTCCGCCGCGATCTCCGACGGTTCGCCGGCAGAGATTTCTTCGATGGCAGCGCCTTCGGCCGCGGGCGCGTCGTCGACGGCCACGGGGGCGATCGCCTCGGCGGCAAGGTCGGCGCCGGAAAGAGCGGCGACGTCCATTCCCTCGACCACGGCCTGCGGCAGGTCGGCCGCCTCGGCCGAGACCGGCGCTCCTTCCGCGTCCGCCGGGACGGGCTCCGACGTCGCATCGGCCGCGGCGGCGGCTTCGGCGGCCTTCGCCGCTTCCGCCGCTGCATGTGCTTGGGCCCTCGCCTGCGCCGCGGCCGCCGCCTCGGCGTCCTGGCGTGCGATGCGCTCGGCGACCTCGGCCTGCGGCTTCGGCTCGGCGCGATAGCCGAGGGCTTTCAGGATCTCCTCCATGTCGGTCGCGGTGGCGCCGAGGATCGACATCATCGGCGGCGTGACGAGGAAGGAGCTCCCGTCATAGGCGCCGTCCGGACGCGATGCCGCACCGGGCTTCCAGGCGAGCGCGGGACGGATGAGATCGGCGACGCGTTCGAGGATGTCCACGCGCACGGCGCGGCGGCCGAGGATGCGGAAGCCGGCGAGCTTGTAGAATTCGCGGTCGAACTGCGGATCGACCACGACGGAGGTGCGGCCGGTGGCGAGCGCGTTGACCGGATCGCCGAAGCCGGGCTTGTCCTTGCCGTCGTTCCTGAGCGCCCAGAGCAGCGTCAGGAGCCCGGCCGGGGCGGGTTTCAGCAGCGCCGGCAGGAAGATGTGGTAGGCGCCGAAGCGAACGCCGAGGCGCCGCAGCGCGGCCCGCGCATCCTGGTCGAGCGACTTCACCTCGTCGGCGATGTCGCGGCGGTTGACCAGTCCGAAATTCTCGACCAGCCGGTAGGCGATGCCGCGTGCGATGCCGGTGAGCTGTTCGGCAGTCTTCAGGTCGACCAGCGGCTTGAGCAGCAGTTCGATCTGCCATGCGACGAAGCGTTCGGCGCGCGCCGCGACCTTGTCGCGGGCCGGACCGGTCAACTGCTCGTCGGCAAGCAGGATGACGCGGGGCCTGAGCGCCTCCTCGCCCTCGACCAGCGTGGCGATCGGCTGGCCGAGCCAGCGCAGGGTGCCGTCGTTGGCAAGCGCCAGGTCGCCATTGGCGCAGGCCGAAAAGCGTTCGGCGCGGGTCTCGAATTCGGTCGCCAGCGCTTTCTGCGCGGCGGCGCGAACGGCTTTCGCATCCTCGCCGCCGGCGGAACTGTCGGCGGTGAAGCGGAAGCCCTGCAACTCCCCGACGTGGTGACCCTCGACGGAGACCTCGCCCGCTTGACTGATTTCGGCTTCGAGCATCGTGTTTTCTCTAAGGCGCCTCATGAGCACGGATGTCCTGCGGTCTACGAAGCGTTTCGTCAACCGCTCATGCAGCGCGTCCGACAGTCTGTCTTCGATCTCGCGCGTTTTTTCCTGCCAGTGTGCCGGATCGGCAAGCCAGCCGGGCCGGTGGGAGACGAAGGTCCAGGTGCGGATCTGTGCAATTCGGTGGGAAAGCGTATCGATGTCGCCGTCGACGGAATCCGCGCGGCGGACCTGCTCGGCCATGTAGGCTTCGTCGACCCGGCCGCGTTCGGCGAGGTCCTGGTAGATCGAGCCGATGAGGTCGGCGTGCTGGGCCGGCGCGATGCGGCGGTAGTCGGGAAGGGCGCAGACGTCCCACAGAAGCGCGACCCGCTCGCGGGTGGTGGCGAGGTCGCGGATCATCGGATCGCGGGCCAGATAGTCGAGCGCCTTCTGGTCGACCGCCGGCAGCGCCTTCGTCAGGCCCTCGACCAGCGGCGGCGTGTCGATGGAGCGGCGAAGCGCCTCGAGGCTGGCGAAATCGAAATCGGGCGTGCGCCACTGCAGGACCCGGACGGGCTCGAACTCGTGGGCCTCGATCTTCTCGATCAGTTCCTCGTCGAACGGGATCACCTGGCCGGTGACGCCGAAGGTCCCGTCGCGGACATGGCGGCCGGCGCGGCCGGCAATCTGGCCGATCTCGGCGGCGGAGAGATCGCGGTACTGATAGCCGTCGAACTTGCGGTTCTGGGCGAAGGCGACGTGATCGACGTCGAGATTGAGGCCCATGCCGATCGCGTCGGTGGCGACGAGGAAGTCGACGTCGCCGGACTGATAGATCTCGACCTGCTTGTTGCGGGTGCGCGGGCTGAGCGCGCCGAGCACGACGGCGACGCCGCCGCGCTGGCGGCGGATCAGTTCGCCGATGGCGTAGACCTCCTCGGCCGAGAAGGCGACGATCGCCGAGCGGCGCGGCAGGCGGGTGATCTTCTTCTGGCCGGCATAGGCGAGCTGCGACATGCGCGGCCTGCCGACGACCGAGATGCCGCGCAGGATACGCTCGAGGATGCCGCGCATGGTGCCGGCGCCGAGCAGCAGCGTCTCGTCGCGGCCGCGCAGGTGCAGGATGCGATCGGTGAAGATGTGGCCGCGCTCGAGGTCGCCGGCGAGCTGCACCTCGTCGATGGCGACGAAGGCGGCACTGGTCTGGCGCGGAAGCGCTTCCACCGTGCAGACGGAGTAGCGCGCGCCGGGCGGCTGGATCTTCTCCTCGCCGGTAACCAGCGAGACGTTGGCGGCGCCGACCTTGTCGGCGACCCGGCCGTAGACCTCGCGGGCGAGCAAGCGCAGCGGCAGGCCGATGATGCCGGACGGGTGCGCCACCATGCGCTCGATGGCGAGATGCGTCTTGCCGGTATTGGTCGGACCGAGGACCGCGGTGACGCCGCGGCCGGACAGGATCATCGCATCTTTCGGTCTGGGCTGGACATTCATCGGTCAGGGAGGCCTTGGGCGCACCGTTTGAGCCTGCGCGGCACAGCCGGCGGAGGAACCGACTTTCACCCCAATATAGGCAGGCATGGGGCCGGCACAACGGCGCGGCGATCACGATGCACGCCCGATCGATGCCGCACGTTAACAACCGGAACGAGTCTGGAACGAATCAGCGACGAATCACTGACTCGATCGGATTCATGTTCTGTTCACCGCAAGATGTTGATTTGAATCGGCATTTTCCACCACATGCAGAATCCCCTGGACGTCCCGCGGCGGCCGGCCCGGCCCGGCGTTAACCTCTCGGCCGGGCGGCGCCGATTGGTCGTGCAGCGAGCCGGGCGTTTCCGCGCAAACTTATGAAATCCTTAGCGAAGATTAATCGGAGGTGAAGCCGCTCCGTGCCCGTGGCGCGGCCGCCGTTAACGATCCGGCCAAAGCCGGAACGAATCGGCGACGAATCAGCTTTTTCGCAAAGTTTCCGGTCCGTTCACCGCAACATCTGGTGGCAGCCGTGCGGCACGAGGACTAACCGGCTTTGAACAGGCGCGATACAACCTATCCGATTCCCGCAGCCATTAACCTTTCTGCTCCGAAACGGCACACTGAGGTTGCCCCCGAGGGTCTTCCACAACCTTCTCTGCCGATCGAGGCACGGCCTTGCCCGATCGATCTTGCCGCAAGGGCAAAACCGTGACTCTTCTGGCGTCAGCCGCCCGGCCCTCGCGCGGCCGGCCGGCACCGTGCCGGCACATCGCGATTTGCTCCTATGGAGGGGTCCATGAAAAAGCGTCTTTTCGCCGAATGTCTCGGCACGTTCTGGCTTGTCTTCGGCGGCTGCGGCAGCGCCGTGCTGGCCGCCGCGTTCCCCGATGTCGGCATCGGCCTGCTCGGCGTGTCGCTCGCGTTCGGCCTCACCGTGCTGACGATGGCCTATGCCGTCGGCGGGATTTCGGGCGGGCATTTCAATCCGGCGGTGTCCGTCGGCCTGCTGGTCGCCGGCCGCTTTCCGGCCAGGGACCTGATCCCTTACGTGATCGCCCAGCTCGTCGGCGCGGTCGTGGCGGCCGCGGTGCTCTATTTCATCGTCAGCGGCAAGGCGGATTTCGCCGGTGTCGGCGGCTTCGCGTCGAACGGCTATGGCGATGCCTCGCCCGGCAAGTTCTCCCTCGGGGCGGCGCTGGTGACCGAAATCGTCATGACCTTCATGTTCCTGATAATCATTCTCGGGGCCACCACCGGGCGCGTTCCGGCGGGCTTCGCGCCAATCGCCATCGGGCTTGCGCTGACGCTGATCCATCTCGTGTCGATCCCGGTGACCAATACGTCGGTCAATCCCGCCCGTTCCACCGGCGTCGCGCTGTTCGCGGACGGGCCGGCTCTGGCGCAGCTCTGGCTGTTCTGGGTTGCGCCGATCCTGGGCGCGGCGATTGCCGGGGTCGTGCACAAGGCCGTCTTCGGCGACGACTGACAGGAGCGTTGGCGGTGCGGCCGTCCAAGGACTGGCGCACCGCCACGCCGATCGGCATTATCTGTCCTCCAATAGGAGGCCGAGAATGCATTTCATCACCTCGCGCGACGACCTGCGCCGCGTCTACAAGCCGGCAAGCGAGAATTCACTGCGCAAGGAGTTGAAGGCGCTCGACGGCCATTGCGTCTCCTTCATCGGCCGCAGCCCGTTCGTGCTGATCGGCACGTCGGACGGCAAGGGCCACGCCGACGTGACGCCCAAGGGCGACAGGCCGGGCTTCGTCGCCGTTCTCGACAGCCGGACGATCGCGATTCCCGACCGGCCCGGCAACAACCGCCTGGACACGCTGGAGAATCTCCTCGTCGAGCCGTCGATCGGACTGCTGTTCCTGATTCCCGGCATGGATGAGACGCTGCGTATCAACGGCAGGGCGAGGATCACGGCCGACGATGGGCTGCGCGCCCGGTTCGAGGTCGACGGCAAGCTGCCGCAGGCGGTGATCCTGGTCGACGTCGAGGCCGCCTACATGCATTGCGCCAAGGCGTTCATGCGCTCGCAGCTGTGGCATCCGGAAACCTGGCCCGACCGCGCATCGATGCCGACGCTGGGCCAGATGCTCAAGGATCAGCTGGCGCTCGACCAGTCGGCCCAGGCGATGGATAGCTGGCTGGACCACGCCTATGCGAAATCTATGTGGTGAGGAAGCATTCCGGAGCGAATGGTTGACAGCCGGTTAACCGAGCCATGCGCGCGGTGCATTGCTGCACTGCAGCATTTCCGCATTCCCTCCACCGTCCCCATATGAGAGGCTGAACGCATACGGGAGGAACCACGCACGGGCCGAGAGGCTCTTCATGCAAGGAACCGTATCATGATCCTCAACGATCTCATTTCCCGCGCCCAGCACCGCATCGAGAAGCAGCGCCGCTACAATCGGACCGTGGCCGAGATCAATTCGCTGTCGAACCGCGACCTGTCCGACATGCGCGCCGACCGCTCCGAACTGCTCTATTGGGCGCGTAAGGACATCCTGGGCTGAGCCTGTAACTCGCGGCAGGTCGTCATCCTCGGGCCAGCCCTTCTGTTGGCTTTGCAAGGTCCACAGGACCCTGCAATTCGCCCGATGGGCAAACCGCCATCTCACCCCGAGGTTCTGCGCGCCTCTCTACTCCAGAAGCCTTGCCGGCCAATCGGCTACGTCGGTAGATCCTCGGGACAAGCCCGAGGATGACGGCATTGGCCGGATGTCTCAGACCATGTACTGGCCGCCATTGGCGGCGATGGTCGAGCCGGTGATGAAACCCGCATCGTCCGAAGCCAGGAACACCACGCAGCGCGCGATTTCCGCAGGTTCGCCCAGCCGCCCGACCGGGATCTGGGCGATGATCGATTCGCGCACCTTTTCCGGCACGGCCATGACCATGTCGGTGCCGATATAGCCCGGACAGATGACGTTGACGGTGATGCCGGCCTTGGCGCCTTCCTGGGCGAGCGCCTTGGTGAAGCCGATGTCGCCGGCCTTGGCCGCCGAATAGTTCGCCTGGCCCATCTGGCCTTTCTGGCCGTTGATCGACGAGATGGTGATGACCCGGCCGAACTTGCGCTCGCGCATGCCGGTCCAGATCGGATGCGTCATGTTGAAGGCGCCGTTGAGGTTGGTGTTGATCACTTCGCTCCACTGCTCGCGCGTCATGCGGTGGAACATCGCGTCGCGCGTGATGCCCGCATTGTTGACCAGCACCTCGACCGGGCCGAGATCGGCTTCCACCTTGGCGATGCCGGCGACGCAGGCGTCGTAGTCCGCCACCGACCATTTGTAGACCGGAATGCCGGTCTCCTTGGTGAAGGCGGCGGCCGCCTCGTCATTGCCGGCATAGTTGGCGGCAACCTTGTAGCCGGCGTCCCTGAGCGCGACCGAGATCGCCGCCCCGATGCCGCGCGAGCCGCCGGTGACAAGTGCTGTGCGTGCCATGTGGTTCTCCTCCCGTTGGTCGCAGGCAAATGGGGGTGGCGAATGGCGACTGGGGAATTCTCCCTCTCGACGCCGTGGCAACTGTCACCCCATTCGCTATCTCCTATTCGCCATTCGGCCGTTTCAGTTCATGGCCTCGACGCACATCGCGACGCCCATGCCGCCGCCGATGCAGAGCGTGGCGAGGCCCTTCTTCGCGCCCCGGCGGCGCATCTCGT
It encodes:
- the aqpZ gene encoding aquaporin Z; translated protein: MKKRLFAECLGTFWLVFGGCGSAVLAAAFPDVGIGLLGVSLAFGLTVLTMAYAVGGISGGHFNPAVSVGLLVAGRFPARDLIPYVIAQLVGAVVAAAVLYFIVSGKADFAGVGGFASNGYGDASPGKFSLGAALVTEIVMTFMFLIIILGATTGRVPAGFAPIAIGLALTLIHLVSIPVTNTSVNPARSTGVALFADGPALAQLWLFWVAPILGAAIAGVVHKAVFGDD
- a CDS encoding DUF1127 domain-containing protein, with the translated sequence MILNDLISRAQHRIEKQRRYNRTVAEINSLSNRDLSDMRADRSELLYWARKDILG
- a CDS encoding beta-ketoacyl-ACP reductase; this translates as MARTALVTGGSRGIGAAISVALRDAGYKVAANYAGNDEAAAAFTKETGIPVYKWSVADYDACVAGIAKVEADLGPVEVLVNNAGITRDAMFHRMTREQWSEVINTNLNGAFNMTHPIWTGMRERKFGRVITISSINGQKGQMGQANYSAAKAGDIGFTKALAQEGAKAGITVNVICPGYIGTDMVMAVPEKVRESIIAQIPVGRLGEPAEIARCVVFLASDDAGFITGSTIAANGGQYMV
- a CDS encoding helicase-related protein: MNVQPRPKDAMILSGRGVTAVLGPTNTGKTHLAIERMVAHPSGIIGLPLRLLAREVYGRVADKVGAANVSLVTGEEKIQPPGARYSVCTVEALPRQTSAAFVAIDEVQLAGDLERGHIFTDRILHLRGRDETLLLGAGTMRGILERILRGISVVGRPRMSQLAYAGQKKITRLPRRSAIVAFSAEEVYAIGELIRRQRGGVAVVLGALSPRTRNKQVEIYQSGDVDFLVATDAIGMGLNLDVDHVAFAQNRKFDGYQYRDLSAAEIGQIAGRAGRHVRDGTFGVTGQVIPFDEELIEKIEAHEFEPVRVLQWRTPDFDFASLEALRRSIDTPPLVEGLTKALPAVDQKALDYLARDPMIRDLATTRERVALLWDVCALPDYRRIAPAQHADLIGSIYQDLAERGRVDEAYMAEQVRRADSVDGDIDTLSHRIAQIRTWTFVSHRPGWLADPAHWQEKTREIEDRLSDALHERLTKRFVDRRTSVLMRRLRENTMLEAEISQAGEVSVEGHHVGELQGFRFTADSSAGGEDAKAVRAAAQKALATEFETRAERFSACANGDLALANDGTLRWLGQPIATLVEGEEALRPRVILLADEQLTGPARDKVAARAERFVAWQIELLLKPLVDLKTAEQLTGIARGIAYRLVENFGLVNRRDIADEVKSLDQDARAALRRLGVRFGAYHIFLPALLKPAPAGLLTLLWALRNDGKDKPGFGDPVNALATGRTSVVVDPQFDREFYKLAGFRILGRRAVRVDILERVADLIRPALAWKPGAASRPDGAYDGSSFLVTPPMMSILGATATDMEEILKALGYRAEPKPQAEVAERIARQDAEAAAAAQARAQAHAAAEAAKAAEAAAAADATSEPVPADAEGAPVSAEAADLPQAVVEGMDVAALSGADLAAEAIAPVAVDDAPAAEGAAIEEISAGEPSEIAAEAVAPVVVEATSEAEALTPSEPPAAQEALAADTAPAELEEPKVVLLWRPARNENRFRNQRHGARDGAPQGRRDRGRGGKGRDGAKPEDAAPKEPKVLWRADDPQFQRKPRPEGDRDNRNRRDGKGHEGKRRDDRPERKFENQGRPREEKPRPIDPDSPFAKLAALRDQLRK
- a CDS encoding pyridoxamine 5'-phosphate oxidase family protein, encoding MHFITSRDDLRRVYKPASENSLRKELKALDGHCVSFIGRSPFVLIGTSDGKGHADVTPKGDRPGFVAVLDSRTIAIPDRPGNNRLDTLENLLVEPSIGLLFLIPGMDETLRINGRARITADDGLRARFEVDGKLPQAVILVDVEAAYMHCAKAFMRSQLWHPETWPDRASMPTLGQMLKDQLALDQSAQAMDSWLDHAYAKSMW